The Phaseolus vulgaris cultivar G19833 chromosome 10, P. vulgaris v2.0, whole genome shotgun sequence DNA window TCGTAGGAAGTTCTAACGTTAGAacgattcaatcacatgatcaTGGACATTTCCATGTTCATTCTTCCAACTACAAAGATGGGTTTCAGCGAAGTTTAAAATGGCCATTCAGAATGTTGAATCCCTCAATTTTAATGGAAGTGGTTTCATTACTAAAgttttttatttccagaatACTAAATCATGGGTGAAGTCAAGGCTTTATCTGCCATTTATCCATATGGAAGGAATGTTCATGCTTTAGTTCTTGTATTTACAGAAGAAACGTGACAACATACATAACATAGGAAGGTTTTAAGGATGAGTTATTGAAGAGATTTTCTATTGGTGCAACTGAGAACCCTTAATAATAACTACCATTTCCACGTAAGACATTTGTTATTAACACATGTAGAATTGTTATTTAAGCTATCTAACTACATGACTATACAAAGCAATGTAAACTTTACATCATTTGATATTCTGATCAAAGAAGATTACTTACAAAAGCATTTCTATAGTAACAACCTTAACTGCAAAAGCTTAACGTGATTACTGCAATATAAAATTTACACACTGTTCTACATTTCGAAAACAGAAAAtcccaaacaaaaaaaatgaaactttcCATAGTTGATGGAGAAAAAGTCAAATTAGGACTCGCCTTTGTCTTTTTGCTCATCTGGGTCTCGAGCTTTCTGAAGAAAATGCAGCCTCTTCTTTGCAATTTGGTCATGGCAAGCCCTAGATAGAAAAGAGGGTGCATTTGGGATTTTGAGATGTTAGGTTGGCATGATCCAATGGTTAATATCATAGAATTGAAGTGTTTTGACGGCTGTGATAAAAAGGATTGAATTTCCTTTTCAGGGACTACTAATTATTAATGAAATGGCATCATTGGTAAGAAATGCGTTATCCTTTATAGCGGGAAGAGACGGTTGGAGTGTGACACTGCCAACAATGGTGTTGGCGTATGCTGCTACGCTTTCTTCCACTCTATCGTTTCAAAATTCTGTTCCTTTCTCTTCTCAACGTTCAGGAACACCATTTGGATTCTCTTTCCCATCAAGCAGAGATAATGGTGCTGTTGTTCCACCACTTGTTGTCTGTCATGCTAAGAAGAAACTTAGCTTTATGGAGCAAATTCTCGATTATATTGAAGGTGGTTACTTTCTACACATACCTCATCTATAGTTATTTTGTCTTACAATCAAGTTTCTTTTCGAGGTTTTAAATTGTGGTTGTGAAGTGATTTTGACACGATATTTGGTATTGAGGAAAATTGCAATAACGTGTGTCTGATGTGGCCGTAATTGCGGCTGCGATGCAGTCAGGAAACTCTAGAATTGTTGATGTTGTGGCCGTGATCACGGTTTGAGTCTGTTTTTCAAAACCTTGTTTCcaacattttctttttcctGTTTTGCTTATTGCCTTTGATTCTGTGTTGATTATCAGGGGGTCCCAAATTAAGGAAGTGGTATGGTGCACCTGACATCCTTGAAAAAGATGGTACTGCCATAGAAGGCGATGAGGATGATTATCCGGGTGAGTAAATGAATAGTGATCCATAAATGACAATGGTTGTATTTGTCAGAGAAACttattatcatttgtttctaGTGTTGGTGATTTTGTTTTGACAAAGTGTTTCAAAACAGAAGATGAGGTCAGGGATGCAGTGCTGGTAACAGATGGAGATAGTGAGATTGGTCAGGTCTGCTTGCCTTTTTCTATCAAACTTTATTCCAAGCATAAAGCCTTACTTGATAAGTTGATGCATCGGAATCTTGAAACTCCGATTTTATATTCTTCTTATAGAAAGATATGATGAATTGATGGGTTGTATTTATAACCATGATTGATTTGCATTATCAAACGAATTCTAATTTTTGGCCTTATTTTCTGACTTACGTAGATGGTCATATTGTCATTGATTGTCAAAAAAGCTCGAGTAAAGGCACTGGTGAAGGATAAAAGGGTTGCACTTGAAGCCTTTGGAAGTTATGTTGAGGTGTGTGAAGTTAATTTGCAAAACTACTAACAGATGGTAACggtatattttttgtttgttagtAGTTTTGTCTATTTTTCAGATTCTTATTATTGATCACGTGATGCTTTGCAAAGTCCATGGCAGGAGATACAAGTGACAATCGATTCGTCAAGAAAGCTCTCAGAGGAGTTGGCACAATCATATGCCCAAATGTATGAATACCATGCCTCTCTAGTAATATATCTTTGGTTCACATTGATTACAGTTGTCAAAAGAGATTTTTAAGTTCCATGAATAAAAGGTTAGAAGAATTGAAGCTTCTCTGTGAATTGAAGTTCTATGATTTTAAGTAATCATAGCTTTTTCAACAAAGTTTAGTTTTCTGTCAAGTCCATATTCCCTGTGGAAAGAATTGAAGCGTGTCTTGTGATGTAAACCACCACAAGTCATTGCTATTCAAAGGTTGATTTCATTGTAGTATCCCAGTTTTTTTTAGGAAGTGTAAAATTAGCAACTCAAGACTCTTTTTAGCTTATGTGAGAAAGATATTACTGACCTTTGTATTATGGAGATTGAATTTTCTCGGATTTAATTTTTATGGAATGAATGACGAACAAGGAATAGCTGACCACGTACTTGATCAACTTAGCAGACATAGAACAAGTGTATAGCATGATTACTGCTATTGATATAAACTACAGTGCAAGTAAAgcattttttcttaatttaaacaATTTGCCTGCCCTTGAGTCTGTTTCTCTCCATTTTCCACTATTTTTGCAATAATGTTGAGAAAATTGGCCTGCAAACAAATTTGTGAATAAATTCTTGAACTATTTCATTCTTTACAGGAGGGTTTTCTTTCTAACGTTGGGAGCCTTCAAGGAGTACAACATGTAATAGTCTTATCTCAGGTACTTCTACCCTCACCCCAAATGCATTTCTTTTCACCACAAACACAAACTCCCTTTTGCTTTAACAAGGTTACAGTTGTCAGCTTATAGTGGTAAAAGTGGCTTTCAATCTATGATGAAAAGCAATGCAAAGAAACTAGCTGAGCAGGATGAATCAGTTTTGAAGATCTCAGGAATTCCTTACACCCTAATTAGGACTGGTGCATTACAAGATACACCTGGTGGGAAGCAAGGCTTTACCTTTGATGAGGTACAAACTAGAGGCcttaatttcttcttttaatgaaaaaaaaaaaatcaagacaaAAGGGATCTCCCAAGGACCCTCCTAATCATCAACCCACCTTACACATTATCAAGTGCTTATACTATAGCTAACTGAAATCTCCAAAACAAAAACAGGTGCTGGCTATTTATGGTATCATTGCCAAGCTTACTAATTCCATTTTTATGTTTACTTCAACAGGGTTGTGCAGCTAGTGGAAGTATTAGCAAAGAAGATGCTGCCTTTGTTTGTGTAGCAGCCTTGGATTGCACCCCACAAACTGGTTTCATCTTTGAAGTGGCCAATGGGGATAACAAAGTTTCAGATTGGAAAGAATGTTTGTCCACATTGATGGagaaagcaaataaaaagcTTCAGTGACTATTGACAGGAAATGTGTGTCCCTATTTAATTCTTTATGTGCAGAGTGCTCTCTAATGGGTTTGTTGTATTTCATGGGGAAGGAAAGCCTTGTGCCTTGCCTTAAAGTGATCAAAATTGTAACTTTCAGGTGTAATCCCATATTTT harbors:
- the LOC137819742 gene encoding uncharacterized protein, with product MASLVRNALSFIAGRDGWSVTLPTMVLAYAATLSSTLSFQNSVPFSSQRSGTPFGFSFPSSRDNGAVVPPLVVCHAKKKLSFMEQILDYIEGGPKLRKWYGAPDILEKDGTAIEGDEDDYPEDEVRDAVLVTDGDSEIGQMVILSLIVKKARVKALVKDKRVALEAFGSYVESMAGDTSDNRFVKKALRGVGTIICPNEGFLSNVGSLQGVQHVIVLSQLSAYSGKSGFQSMMKSNAKKLAEQDESVLKISGIPYTLIRTGALQDTPGGKQGFTFDEGCAASGSISKEDAAFVCVAALDCTPQTGFIFEVANGDNKVSDWKECLSTLMEKANKKLQ